A single genomic interval of Hafnia alvei harbors:
- a CDS encoding SinI family autotransporter-associated protein, with protein sequence MKKLNKTLLATFVFASCSPFAMAVMTDSAGTLNGTVPVLKASAAGANHSVAFGNDHHSGSVDAMSPGDKITLSYVLEDAEGDTDSSTASIKWFTTTDGVGANKVMLSGNDGKADYTIQNADAGLYLGAEIVEQTSTGVPTTGQTIVINDISKYDNSDNIPDGPIVGGTIGTAIVDSAEPTVNLIGKADSKLLVGHTYQFKVWYDVNNNGKQDAGELDASANYSYKWFFDGTSATTGTAGGYAVNGTDNKDLVIPATNAEAKNVFATAGADGVQGYSLKVDYTAKVKSVLKSSKRK encoded by the coding sequence ATGAAAAAACTTAATAAAACACTGCTTGCAACCTTTGTTTTCGCCAGCTGTAGCCCGTTTGCGATGGCCGTTATGACGGACTCTGCGGGCACGCTGAACGGTACTGTTCCCGTGCTGAAAGCGAGCGCTGCAGGTGCTAATCACAGCGTTGCTTTTGGTAACGATCACCACAGCGGTTCCGTTGATGCCATGTCACCAGGCGATAAAATCACGCTGAGCTATGTGCTAGAAGACGCTGAAGGGGATACCGACAGCAGTACGGCCTCTATTAAATGGTTCACCACGACCGATGGCGTTGGGGCTAACAAAGTGATGCTGAGCGGTAACGATGGCAAAGCTGATTACACCATCCAGAACGCAGACGCCGGGCTTTATCTGGGGGCAGAAATCGTTGAGCAAACGTCAACGGGGGTGCCAACCACCGGTCAAACGATTGTTATCAACGATATCAGTAAATACGATAACAGCGACAATATCCCTGATGGCCCAATCGTGGGCGGCACAATCGGTACCGCGATTGTTGATAGCGCAGAACCAACGGTTAACCTGATCGGCAAAGCAGATAGCAAACTGTTGGTCGGCCATACTTATCAGTTCAAAGTTTGGTATGACGTCAACAACAACGGTAAGCAAGACGCTGGCGAACTCGACGCATCGGCTAACTATAGCTACAAATGGTTCTTCGATGGCACCAGTGCAACCACCGGTACCGCAGGCGGTTATGCTGTAAACGGCACGGATAACAAAGATCTGGTCATCCCAGCCACGAATGCTGAAGCGAAAAATGTGTTCGCAACGGCAGGCGCTGATGGTGTTCAGGGCTACAGCCTGAAAGTCGATTACACCGCGAAAGTTAAATCTGTGCTGAAAT
- a CDS encoding inverse autotransporter beta domain-containing protein — protein sequence MKKIILYLLIAPSLSILFAGVSYSSNNNTLPDLGISSDTVSNQNNASSTKVSNEKDSPLERKTSEVLVNEAQSHFQNLTPEGMKSEALQYGKNLATATAQSKIESLLSPYGHVATNLSINDRGSLEGSSLDYLIPWYEGESDLWFSQFSVHNKDGRTVANMGTGIRHNLNEDWMLGSNLFYDRDITRGHHRAGLGGEAWTNFLKLSSNYYMPLSSWKDSPDFDDYQERPARGWDIRLQAYLPAYPQLGSSVVYEQYYGDQVALFGKDSLQEDPSAVTVGIDYTPVPLITVQAGYKKGDSAQREVTANINLDYRIGVPLSKQLDGDEVAKMRSLAGSRMDFVDRNNDIVLEYREKNDLDVGLYLKPTGTAAACILSDDPDSAEAYEGCHWTANATVTSHLKIKSAKWVPMSNFNPESTLGLPALTAESISNGQNNHWTLTFPAWVDSTDPSANKYRLAVTLVDDKGHTKQSNTVNIIVAEAPIDYQLVIDDSGEQKKAIKLLANGNNFANLHASGAKVTGLAGETTPLDAKNLNLTFHAYKMEDKSHSQEIAIHASKSDCKSGGEYLFFKEPPSGSQAILGSTMNGVFSVIASKHDDGTQKTNAVLVDFSSASTMIYSAIVDSENPTVNLTATKRNLLQLGHKYQFKIAYDSNNNGQWDATDRETVSDSDPTPLISLVDYKWMFDGISPNGTKGGYAVSATENNTILIPKTNAEASQVLANAGADGVQGYELKVDYQLTPSGQQIMNKLRAK from the coding sequence ATGAAAAAGATAATTTTATATTTATTGATAGCGCCATCGCTAAGCATTCTATTTGCAGGTGTTAGTTATTCATCTAATAATAATACGCTACCCGATCTAGGCATTAGTAGCGATACAGTATCGAACCAAAATAATGCTTCTTCAACGAAAGTTTCAAATGAAAAAGATAGCCCTCTTGAGAGGAAAACTTCTGAAGTTTTAGTCAATGAAGCTCAGAGTCATTTTCAGAATCTAACACCGGAAGGTATGAAGTCAGAAGCATTACAGTATGGAAAAAATCTAGCTACGGCGACAGCGCAGTCAAAAATTGAGTCGCTGCTTTCACCCTATGGTCATGTTGCAACAAATTTAAGTATTAACGATCGGGGAAGCCTTGAGGGTTCTTCGCTTGATTATTTAATTCCATGGTATGAAGGGGAAAGCGATCTCTGGTTTAGTCAATTTTCAGTCCATAACAAAGATGGACGTACTGTTGCAAATATGGGGACAGGCATTCGCCATAATTTAAATGAAGACTGGATGCTAGGTTCTAATCTTTTTTATGACCGCGATATAACCCGTGGTCATCATCGAGCAGGATTAGGCGGAGAAGCCTGGACTAATTTTTTAAAACTGAGCAGCAATTATTATATGCCGCTCTCCTCATGGAAAGATTCCCCTGATTTTGATGATTATCAGGAACGACCTGCACGCGGCTGGGATATTCGATTACAGGCCTATCTCCCCGCTTATCCACAGTTGGGTTCGTCCGTGGTATACGAGCAATACTATGGCGATCAGGTGGCATTATTCGGCAAGGATAGCTTGCAGGAAGACCCCTCGGCCGTAACGGTCGGTATCGACTATACGCCGGTTCCGCTGATTACCGTGCAGGCAGGATACAAAAAAGGGGATTCGGCTCAAAGAGAAGTGACGGCGAATATAAATCTGGATTACCGCATTGGCGTCCCGTTATCAAAACAGCTTGATGGCGATGAAGTGGCGAAGATGCGCAGTCTTGCAGGTAGCCGCATGGATTTTGTCGATCGTAACAATGACATCGTGCTGGAGTACCGTGAGAAAAACGATCTGGACGTGGGGCTTTATCTCAAACCAACGGGCACTGCGGCGGCCTGTATTCTTTCAGACGATCCCGACAGCGCCGAGGCTTATGAAGGCTGCCATTGGACAGCGAATGCCACAGTCACTTCGCACCTGAAAATTAAAAGTGCTAAATGGGTGCCAATGAGCAATTTCAACCCAGAAAGTACGCTCGGGTTGCCGGCGCTAACGGCTGAAAGCATCAGCAACGGGCAAAATAACCACTGGACGCTGACCTTTCCTGCATGGGTAGATTCAACCGATCCTAGCGCGAATAAATACCGCCTTGCCGTTACTTTAGTCGATGATAAAGGACATACAAAACAGTCGAACACCGTCAATATCATCGTGGCGGAAGCCCCGATTGATTACCAATTAGTTATTGATGACAGCGGCGAGCAGAAAAAAGCGATTAAGCTTTTAGCGAATGGCAATAATTTCGCAAACTTGCACGCCAGTGGTGCAAAAGTGACTGGGCTAGCCGGTGAAACAACGCCGTTGGATGCCAAGAATCTGAACCTGACCTTCCATGCCTATAAAATGGAAGATAAGTCTCACTCTCAAGAAATTGCTATTCACGCCTCGAAAAGTGACTGCAAATCAGGGGGGGAATATCTGTTCTTTAAAGAGCCGCCATCGGGTTCTCAAGCGATATTAGGCAGTACGATGAATGGGGTGTTTTCCGTTATTGCATCCAAACATGATGACGGCACCCAGAAAACAAATGCCGTGCTGGTCGATTTTAGCTCCGCAAGCACAATGATTTATAGCGCCATTGTTGATAGTGAAAATCCAACCGTTAATTTAACGGCGACAAAGCGAAACCTGCTTCAATTAGGTCATAAATATCAATTTAAAATTGCCTATGACAGCAATAATAACGGGCAATGGGATGCAACAGATCGGGAAACTGTTTCCGATAGCGATCCGACTCCCCTAATTTCACTGGTTGATTATAAATGGATGTTTGATGGTATTTCCCCAAATGGAACGAAAGGCGGTTATGCGGTAAGCGCGACTGAGAATAATACTATTTTAATTCCAAAAACGAATGCAGAGGCGAGTCAAGTATTAGCCAATGCGGGTGCGGATGGTGTGCAGGGATATGAATTGAAAGTTGACTATCAACTCACGCCATCGGGACAACAAATCATGAATAAGCTGCGTGCGAAATAA
- a CDS encoding helix-turn-helix domain-containing protein, whose translation MGHLNNRSVIEKPLESIHRLMTAFISISKPYLRDGKNIEARLKDKHAEYEVYLVTKGRVDIWRESDNRLVETAFAPSILGLQGSAYRSQYYHLKFPADVEVSTLPLQAAMTIIEQQSLWRDVFYYQGYLNDRQLHHESMLINSSTYETVCLFLQDLSHYSDSERAKLSVADYILQRSNLARSGVMKVLADLRFGGYIDIQHGKLIKILNSFPRNY comes from the coding sequence ATGGGTCATCTCAATAATCGTAGCGTCATAGAAAAGCCTCTGGAAAGCATTCATCGTTTGATGACTGCTTTTATCAGTATCTCCAAACCTTATCTACGCGATGGCAAGAACATCGAGGCTCGTTTAAAAGATAAACACGCGGAGTATGAGGTTTATCTGGTGACAAAAGGGCGGGTCGATATATGGCGTGAGTCAGATAATCGCCTTGTGGAAACGGCTTTTGCGCCATCAATTCTTGGGCTGCAAGGCTCTGCTTATCGATCTCAATATTATCACTTAAAGTTTCCGGCAGACGTTGAAGTCAGTACGTTGCCGTTGCAAGCCGCCATGACGATCATTGAGCAGCAGTCGCTGTGGCGCGATGTTTTTTACTATCAGGGCTACCTCAACGATCGTCAGTTACACCATGAATCTATGCTGATAAACAGCTCTACCTATGAAACTGTTTGTCTCTTTCTCCAAGACTTATCGCATTATTCAGATAGCGAGCGCGCGAAGTTAAGCGTTGCGGATTATATTTTACAGCGTTCAAATCTCGCACGTAGTGGTGTAATGAAAGTGCTGGCGGACCTGCGCTTCGGTGGTTATATCGATATTCAGCATGGCAAGCTGATCAAAATCCTTAATAGCTTCCCTCGTAACTACTAA
- the thiD gene encoding bifunctional hydroxymethylpyrimidine kinase/phosphomethylpyrimidine kinase: MKRINALTIAGTDPSGGAGIQADLKTFSALSAYGTSVITALVAQNTCGVQSVYEIEPKFVGAQLASVLTDVRIDSAKIGMLANADIVAQVAQALDLYPIPFVVLDTVMVAKSGDPLLAPEAVQAVRDLLLPKVALITPNLPEAAALLACPMATNEDEMRRQGYALLDMGCQAVLMKGGHLSDSESPDWLFSRQGEQRFTAPRVNTRHTHGTGCTLSAALAALRPRYQSWSETVFAAKNYLQKALEAADSLEVGHGIGPVHHFHQWW, from the coding sequence ATGAAACGTATTAATGCATTAACGATTGCAGGAACCGATCCGAGCGGTGGCGCAGGCATTCAGGCCGATCTCAAAACCTTCTCAGCTTTGAGCGCCTACGGCACCAGCGTGATTACGGCGCTGGTGGCGCAGAACACGTGCGGTGTGCAGTCTGTGTATGAGATTGAACCGAAGTTTGTGGGGGCGCAGTTGGCGTCGGTACTCACCGATGTACGCATCGACAGTGCGAAAATTGGCATGCTGGCCAATGCCGATATCGTTGCTCAGGTCGCGCAGGCGTTAGACCTGTATCCTATCCCCTTTGTGGTGTTGGATACGGTGATGGTGGCGAAAAGCGGTGATCCGCTGTTAGCCCCTGAAGCGGTGCAGGCCGTGCGCGATTTATTACTCCCCAAAGTCGCGCTGATTACCCCAAACTTGCCCGAAGCAGCAGCGCTTTTAGCCTGCCCAATGGCGACCAATGAAGATGAGATGCGTCGCCAAGGCTATGCCCTGTTAGACATGGGCTGCCAAGCGGTATTGATGAAAGGCGGGCATCTGAGCGATAGCGAAAGCCCGGACTGGCTATTTAGTCGCCAAGGCGAACAGCGATTTACCGCTCCACGGGTGAATACCCGCCATACCCACGGCACGGGCTGCACGCTATCCGCGGCGCTTGCAGCGTTGCGTCCGCGATATCAGAGCTGGAGTGAAACGGTGTTTGCCGCGAAAAATTATCTGCAAAAAGCCTTAGAGGCCGCTGATTCCTTAGAAGTTGGCCACGGCATTGGGCCGGTACACCATTTCCATCAGTGGTGGTAG
- the thiM gene encoding hydroxyethylthiazole kinase — protein MSIASNPHLTEFPHIELPGESAAAAFAQFRHHAPLVHCLTNEVVQTFTANVLLALGASPAMVVEPQEAAQFSSLADALLINIGTLHAQRAQSMLAAIESANHHQKPWVLDPVAVGGLAYRTEFARQLLALKPSVIRGNASEILILGGMEAGGRGVDSTDDSAVALPAAQALALQTGAVVAVTGATDYVTDGRRVYGVTGGDALMTRVVGTGCALSAVVAAFSVRQTDLLLAVATACQTMSLAGERAVAVSHGPGSFVPAFIDALYHLTPQDFIRSGDRS, from the coding sequence ATGTCCATCGCGTCGAATCCACACCTTACCGAATTTCCCCACATTGAATTACCCGGTGAAAGCGCCGCCGCTGCTTTTGCGCAGTTTCGCCATCACGCTCCACTTGTCCATTGTCTCACCAACGAAGTGGTACAAACGTTTACCGCGAACGTGCTGTTGGCGCTGGGGGCATCGCCTGCCATGGTGGTTGAGCCGCAAGAGGCTGCGCAATTCTCTTCATTGGCTGACGCGCTGTTAATCAACATTGGTACCCTGCATGCGCAAAGAGCGCAGTCGATGCTAGCCGCCATTGAGTCTGCCAATCATCATCAAAAACCGTGGGTGCTTGATCCGGTTGCCGTTGGTGGATTGGCTTATCGCACCGAATTTGCACGTCAGCTTTTAGCGCTGAAACCCAGCGTTATCCGTGGCAATGCCTCAGAGATATTGATATTGGGCGGGATGGAAGCGGGCGGTCGCGGCGTTGATAGCACCGATGACTCTGCGGTGGCATTGCCGGCCGCTCAGGCTCTGGCGTTGCAAACCGGAGCCGTGGTTGCCGTAACAGGTGCAACGGACTATGTCACCGACGGTAGGCGTGTGTACGGCGTCACCGGCGGTGATGCGCTGATGACCCGCGTGGTAGGAACCGGCTGTGCATTGTCCGCCGTGGTGGCGGCGTTTAGCGTTCGGCAGACCGATCTTTTGCTGGCTGTGGCCACCGCCTGTCAAACGATGTCGCTGGCCGGTGAACGCGCGGTCGCCGTATCTCATGGCCCCGGTAGTTTTGTTCCCGCTTTTATCGACGCGTTATATCACTTAACCCCGCAGGATTTTATTCGCTCTGGAGATCGCTCATGA